One segment of Shewanella piezotolerans WP3 DNA contains the following:
- the nagX gene encoding transmembrane glucosamine N-acetyltransferase NagX has protein sequence MKNTQSQTEHGPKKNKVRLKSLDALRGFDMFWILGGEAIFAALIVLTGWGGLHWLDKQMHHSAWHGFTFYDLIFPLFIFLSGVALGLSPKRLDKLPMVQRMPLYQHAVKRLLLLLLLGVIYNHGWGTGAPMALGDIRYASVLGRIAFAWFFCALLVWHTSLRTQIIASVSILVGYALLQMFPLITLDSTGAFTATGSINAAIDGMLLPGVIFQNAAVDPEGILSTIPAVVNGLLGVFVGHFIVKTHAKGEWYKLAVMCLLGLGLLALGWLISPIIPVNKTLWTSSFVLVTSGWSVLLLTLFYGVIDVMKLSRWAFPFIVIGCNAIVIYLATSIVNWKYTADSLFGGVINWFPVPAQSLMAVIGLLLVQWLVLYWMYKRSIFIKV, from the coding sequence ATAAAAAATACCCAATCACAGACAGAGCACGGCCCCAAAAAAAACAAAGTAAGACTTAAGTCACTCGATGCGCTACGCGGGTTTGATATGTTTTGGATTTTGGGTGGTGAAGCCATTTTCGCCGCGCTTATTGTGTTAACAGGCTGGGGCGGCTTACATTGGCTCGATAAACAGATGCACCATAGTGCATGGCATGGTTTCACCTTCTACGATTTAATCTTCCCGCTTTTTATATTTTTATCAGGTGTTGCACTTGGGCTATCGCCAAAAAGACTAGATAAGCTGCCAATGGTTCAGCGAATGCCACTCTATCAGCACGCTGTAAAAAGGTTACTGTTATTGCTATTGCTTGGAGTTATTTATAACCACGGTTGGGGCACTGGTGCTCCTATGGCATTAGGAGATATTCGCTACGCTAGTGTATTAGGGCGTATTGCTTTTGCTTGGTTCTTTTGTGCCTTGCTAGTTTGGCATACTAGTCTCAGAACCCAAATCATTGCCAGTGTCTCGATTCTAGTTGGTTATGCTTTATTGCAAATGTTTCCGCTGATAACACTTGATAGCACCGGTGCGTTTACAGCTACCGGATCGATTAATGCCGCCATCGATGGCATGTTATTACCAGGCGTTATTTTTCAAAATGCAGCGGTTGACCCCGAAGGGATCTTATCGACTATTCCCGCAGTCGTTAACGGGCTCCTAGGTGTTTTTGTCGGTCATTTTATTGTTAAGACCCATGCAAAAGGGGAGTGGTATAAGCTTGCTGTAATGTGTTTATTAGGTCTAGGGCTACTAGCTCTTGGCTGGCTAATATCACCTATTATCCCCGTTAATAAGACGTTATGGACCAGCAGCTTTGTGCTGGTTACCTCTGGTTGGAGTGTGCTGTTATTGACGCTATTTTATGGCGTTATCGATGTGATGAAGCTCAGCCGCTGGGCATTTCCGTTTATTGTGATTGGTTGTAATGCCATAGTTATCTACCTTGCCACCAGTATTGTTAACTGGAAGTATACTGCTGATAGCCTATTTGGTGGGGTTATCAATTGGTTTCCTGTACCTGCTCAGAGCTTAATGGCGGTAATTGGATTATTACTAGTGCAGTGGTTGGTGCTTTATTGGATGTATAAACGATCAATTTTCATAAAGGTTTAA
- a CDS encoding sugar MFS transporter, with the protein MTATTQAQASPKSSILPMTIIGVLFFIFGFVTWLNGSLIPFLKIICELNEFQALFVTFAFYIAYTVMALPMSSILKKTGYKNGMAIGLAIMVVGSLLFIPAAQSANFILFLGALFVLGTGLTILQTASNPYVVHIGPKESAAMRISIMGLINKGAGVIVPILFTALVLSGFENFTADHLAALSETERTAQISELSSRLVAPYIYMAVALTFLIGLVKFSSLPELEFEAADDHQTKGSITHFPQVILGAVALFAYVGVEVIAGDTIGLYGASLGVNNFASLTSYTMVFMVLGYIIGVTCIPRFITQEKALLGSAIAGILCVIGATTASADSTLIADILWGWSGIPVIPNTVTFVAMMGLAHALVWPSIWPLALEGLGKYTAQGSALLIMGISGGAILPLVFGKVAHFADNTQLAYWVCLPCYLFILFYALKGHKMRSW; encoded by the coding sequence ATGACAGCAACGACTCAGGCTCAAGCTAGCCCTAAGAGCAGTATTCTACCTATGACCATAATAGGTGTGCTCTTTTTTATCTTTGGATTTGTGACATGGCTTAACGGCTCTTTGATCCCATTCCTTAAAATCATCTGTGAGCTGAATGAATTCCAAGCGTTATTTGTCACGTTTGCTTTTTATATTGCTTATACCGTGATGGCACTACCCATGTCATCGATACTCAAAAAAACCGGCTATAAAAATGGTATGGCTATCGGCCTTGCTATTATGGTTGTCGGTTCATTGCTGTTTATCCCAGCAGCTCAAAGTGCCAACTTTATCTTATTCTTAGGTGCGCTATTTGTTTTAGGCACTGGACTTACTATTTTACAAACAGCATCTAACCCTTATGTAGTGCATATTGGGCCTAAAGAGAGTGCTGCGATGCGAATAAGCATCATGGGGCTGATTAACAAAGGTGCGGGTGTTATCGTTCCCATTTTGTTCACTGCTTTAGTATTGTCAGGTTTTGAAAACTTTACTGCAGATCATTTAGCTGCATTGAGTGAAACTGAGCGTACAGCGCAAATCAGTGAATTGTCTTCACGTCTGGTCGCGCCGTACATCTATATGGCCGTTGCGCTGACATTCTTGATCGGATTAGTTAAGTTTTCATCACTGCCTGAATTAGAATTTGAAGCGGCAGATGATCATCAAACTAAAGGCAGCATTACTCATTTCCCACAGGTGATTTTAGGTGCCGTAGCACTGTTTGCTTATGTAGGTGTAGAGGTGATCGCTGGTGATACCATTGGTTTATATGGCGCGAGCCTCGGGGTGAATAATTTTGCTTCATTAACTTCGTATACCATGGTGTTTATGGTGTTGGGTTACATTATTGGTGTCACCTGTATTCCTCGATTTATTACTCAAGAAAAAGCGTTGTTAGGATCGGCGATAGCGGGTATTTTATGTGTCATTGGTGCAACTACCGCCTCAGCCGATAGCACGCTTATTGCCGATATTCTATGGGGTTGGAGTGGCATACCTGTTATCCCTAATACGGTCACATTCGTGGCTATGATGGGGCTAGCTCATGCATTGGTGTGGCCATCAATCTGGCCATTAGCGCTTGAAGGCCTTGGGAAATATACCGCACAAGGTTCGGCGCTGTTGATTATGGGGATCTCTGGCGGTGCTATTTTACCGCTAGTCTTTGGTAAAGTTGCTCACTTTGCTGACAATACACAGTTAGCTTATTGGGTGTGCCTACCTTGTTACCTATTCATCTTATTCTACGCCCTTAAAGGCCATAAGATGCGTAGCTGGTAG
- a CDS encoding YceI family protein, which translates to MKKGLLATTLAASLMMASSAQAADYVIDTEGAHASIEFRVSHLGYSFVAGRFNTFAGDFSFDETKIADSKVNVTINTASVDSNHAERDKHLRSPDFLNTAKFPEASFVSTSVDDKGDGKFVLNGNFTFNGVTRPLAIDAKIIGEGSDPWGGYRAGFTGSTEFALKDYNVQMDLGPASSHVSLNLVVEGIKK; encoded by the coding sequence ATGAAAAAGGGTTTATTGGCGACGACATTAGCAGCGAGCTTAATGATGGCAAGTTCTGCTCAGGCGGCTGACTATGTTATCGATACTGAGGGAGCACATGCATCGATAGAGTTCAGGGTTAGTCATCTAGGTTATAGCTTTGTCGCTGGCCGTTTTAATACCTTTGCTGGTGACTTTTCATTTGATGAAACTAAAATCGCTGACTCGAAAGTTAATGTTACCATCAATACTGCCAGCGTTGATTCAAATCATGCAGAGCGCGATAAGCATCTACGTAGCCCTGACTTTTTAAACACTGCTAAGTTTCCTGAAGCATCGTTTGTATCAACCTCTGTTGATGATAAAGGTGATGGGAAGTTTGTACTCAACGGTAACTTTACCTTTAATGGTGTCACTAGACCGCTAGCGATCGACGCTAAGATAATAGGGGAAGGTAGCGACCCTTGGGGCGGCTACAGGGCTGGTTTTACTGGCAGCACAGAGTTTGCGCTTAAAGATTACAATGTACAGATGGACTTGGGACCAGCTTCTTCCCATGTAAGCCTAAATCTTGTGGTTGAAGGGATTAAAAAATAA
- a CDS encoding cytochrome b, which translates to MLLNTKSAYGLIAILLHWLSAFTVIGLFAVGFWMVDLTYYSEWYKTAPYWHKSIGLLLLLATFFRILWRLFTPKPESLTTHKSWEIKTSHFAHFALYLLLVIIMLSGYLISTADDRGIWVFDWIEIPSIGAIVDDQADVAGVIHQYAAYSLIGLAIVHAIGALKHHFIDKDSTLLRMIKTQQD; encoded by the coding sequence ATGCTGTTAAATACTAAAAGCGCTTATGGGTTAATCGCTATCCTGTTGCATTGGCTTTCTGCATTTACCGTTATCGGTTTATTTGCTGTTGGTTTTTGGATGGTTGATCTGACCTATTACAGTGAGTGGTACAAAACTGCGCCGTACTGGCATAAAAGTATCGGGTTGCTGCTGCTTTTGGCGACATTTTTCCGAATACTATGGCGACTATTCACTCCTAAACCTGAGAGCTTAACGACTCATAAAAGTTGGGAGATTAAAACCAGTCATTTTGCCCATTTCGCTCTGTACTTACTTTTAGTGATCATCATGTTGAGTGGTTATTTGATATCAACGGCTGATGACCGAGGTATATGGGTGTTTGATTGGATTGAAATTCCTAGCATTGGCGCCATTGTTGATGATCAGGCTGATGTTGCTGGGGTTATCCATCAATACGCAGCATATAGTTTGATTGGCTTGGCAATTGTGCACGCTATTGGGGCATTGAAACATCACTTTATCGATAAAGATTCAACATTACTTAGAATGATTAAAACTCAACAAGACTGA
- a CDS encoding serine hydrolase domain-containing protein produces the protein MKVFPLLVSLSIWASSSYAMEDFSAIDKYVNAAKKEIGLPSGTAIAVVKEGEIVYEGYFGYANIKENKKVTAETAFYIASITKPMFALSTLLLEHNGDIKDSTSMAEMFPKQDFLNIDADKVQLKHLMSCSSGIENDAFLNTLAFTGNHNLKQRHTLLSASAKNETNPLGQFEYTNLGFNIASVWVDDFYAQGWQKILSETIYQPLGMNHTSSYMSDATKKGIAVARPYGLTGKDPTAILPFEKSDITMHAAGGTIATASDLGLFLIAQLNQGIVNGKQVFPAEVIKKSHQQLVSHNASFLDFKRTGYAWGWQIGPYKEVECFIILVVLLVLIPTALLFQSIILV, from the coding sequence ATGAAAGTTTTTCCCCTTCTAGTGTCGTTGTCTATCTGGGCAAGTAGCTCTTATGCTATGGAAGATTTCTCTGCCATTGATAAATATGTAAACGCAGCGAAAAAAGAAATAGGTTTGCCTTCTGGCACCGCTATTGCCGTTGTTAAGGAGGGGGAAATTGTTTATGAAGGGTATTTTGGTTACGCTAACATCAAAGAAAACAAGAAAGTAACTGCTGAAACAGCATTCTATATTGCCTCAATAACAAAACCTATGTTCGCATTGTCCACTTTACTGTTGGAACACAATGGAGATATTAAAGACAGCACTTCAATGGCTGAAATGTTCCCTAAGCAAGACTTTCTGAATATAGATGCAGATAAAGTACAATTAAAACACTTGATGTCTTGCTCTTCAGGCATCGAGAATGATGCATTTTTAAATACTTTAGCTTTCACAGGCAACCATAATCTTAAGCAGCGTCATACTCTTTTAAGTGCTTCGGCTAAAAATGAAACAAACCCTTTGGGGCAATTTGAATATACCAATCTTGGTTTTAATATTGCTAGTGTATGGGTTGATGACTTCTACGCGCAAGGCTGGCAAAAGATATTATCAGAGACAATTTATCAACCACTTGGCATGAATCATACTAGTTCCTACATGAGTGATGCCACTAAAAAAGGTATTGCGGTAGCTCGTCCTTATGGATTAACAGGTAAAGATCCTACAGCAATTTTACCGTTTGAGAAAAGCGATATAACAATGCATGCAGCTGGTGGAACTATTGCAACTGCATCTGATCTTGGGCTATTTTTAATCGCGCAGCTCAACCAGGGAATAGTGAATGGCAAACAAGTGTTCCCTGCTGAAGTAATTAAAAAGTCTCACCAACAATTAGTCTCACACAATGCAAGTTTTCTTGATTTTAAACGTACTGGTTATGCATGGGGCTGGCAAATAGGCCCATACAAGGAAGTAGAATGCTTCATCATTTTGGTGGTGTTGCTGGTACTCATACCCACAGCTCTTTTATTCCAGAGCATAATATTGGTTTAG
- the nagA gene encoding N-acetylglucosamine-6-phosphate deacetylase, whose protein sequence is MKQTIVAERLFDGQQFHSDQPITFEDDHIIAFDTVKGASESRVSGTVCPGFIDVQVNGGGGVLFNATPTRQGIEAIGFAHAKFGTTAYLPTLITDNVSVMQRAADAVADAIASKSSGVLGVHFEGPHLSVPKKGVHPEPQIRRISDAELEVFSRQDLGVKVVTLAPENVSPDVISALVESGVKVCLGHSNADYDTVKAALVAGATGFTHLFNAMSAFGSRSPGMVGAALESADTWCGLIVDGHHVHPAAAKVAINAKPQGKVMLVTDAMPPVGLNDEESFELFGTEVIRVGDRLNAVTGELAGCVLDMAGAVKNTVSMLEVSPEEAIRMASLYPAKFLGIDKQFGSLEIGKRADLVLMNDEYKVQQTYIGGQLIFSAC, encoded by the coding sequence ATGAAGCAAACAATAGTAGCAGAGCGACTTTTTGATGGGCAGCAGTTTCATTCAGATCAGCCTATCACTTTTGAAGACGACCATATCATTGCGTTTGATACTGTAAAGGGCGCTAGTGAGTCTAGAGTTAGTGGCACTGTTTGCCCCGGATTTATTGATGTTCAGGTAAATGGCGGTGGCGGAGTACTGTTTAATGCAACCCCTACACGTCAAGGTATTGAGGCTATAGGTTTTGCTCATGCAAAGTTTGGCACTACCGCTTACTTGCCAACACTAATTACCGATAATGTGAGTGTAATGCAGCGTGCTGCCGATGCGGTAGCTGATGCTATAGCCTCTAAAAGTTCTGGTGTTTTAGGCGTTCATTTTGAAGGGCCTCATCTTTCAGTTCCCAAAAAGGGCGTTCATCCAGAGCCACAGATACGACGGATTTCAGATGCCGAACTTGAGGTGTTTAGCCGTCAAGACTTAGGTGTGAAAGTCGTCACGCTTGCGCCGGAGAATGTTTCACCTGACGTGATATCGGCGCTGGTGGAAAGTGGCGTAAAGGTATGCTTGGGTCACTCTAATGCTGACTATGATACCGTAAAGGCTGCTTTAGTTGCCGGTGCCACAGGTTTTACTCATCTCTTTAATGCAATGTCTGCTTTTGGCTCACGTAGCCCAGGCATGGTTGGCGCAGCGCTAGAGAGTGCAGATACATGGTGTGGACTTATTGTTGATGGGCATCATGTCCATCCAGCTGCAGCAAAAGTGGCAATTAACGCCAAGCCTCAAGGCAAAGTCATGTTAGTCACTGACGCTATGCCGCCAGTAGGGCTTAATGACGAAGAGAGTTTTGAGCTATTTGGCACAGAAGTCATTCGTGTTGGTGATAGGCTTAATGCAGTAACGGGTGAGCTTGCTGGCTGCGTACTTGATATGGCTGGAGCCGTTAAAAATACAGTTTCTATGCTTGAGGTGTCGCCAGAGGAGGCGATAAGAATGGCCTCTCTATACCCGGCTAAATTCTTAGGTATAGACAAGCAGTTCGGCTCGCTAGAAATTGGGAAGCGTGCTGATTTAGTGTTAATGAACGATGAATATAAGGTGCAGCAAACCTATATCGGCGGGCAGTTAATTTTTTCTGCATGTTAA
- a CDS encoding family 20 glycosylhydrolase, whose translation MKKRLIVAAVGLILATSACSQKDVEITANGAQDGSPIALTQDKLSIIGQQLAVNYRVVTNVADNHCDKDSAGGKCFVAEIDLTFPVDVATKDWAIYYSQMRPVQSIEGDEFTISRVKGDLHKIEPSTGFKGILKGQTKTIRFRGDNWQLAETDAMPNYYIVANGSAPILIDSTKVEIDAETGLELRPYAADFTDAEKQYKRTENDKVEWATSGVLYANNLATKTDPKLAENRIIPTPTKVKITSNTAQASLKDGLKISYNKVNPQSVKAALKRLARLGVAESDKGLMVTLLPLSVKDVPGSYHLDISAQQITISANDDAGFSYGLASLTSLVDVNTLAVNSMSVEDSPRYDFRGMHIDVSRNFHSKQLILDLLDQMAAYKLNKLHLHMADDEGWRLEIEGLPELTDIGSKRCHDLTEDSCLLPQLGSGPFSDTKVNGYYSKADYIEILQFANARQIQVIPSMDMPGHSRAAIKSMEARYRKLLEQGLTAKAEQYLLSDSNDKTVYSSVQYYDDNTLNVCMESTFTFIDKVIDEIAQLHKTAGVPLTLYHIGADETAGAWLESPVCKAFIANNDKGVKDSSELGAYFIERTASILAAKGIEAAGWSDGMSHTRPENMPKKVQSNIWDIVAHAGHKRAHQQANLGWQTVLSQPEVLYFDFPYEADPKEHGYYWGIRQSNTKHVHSFMTDNLPANAEQWTDIEGLPFEADDTVKRDKNGNIVSGPLAKSAAFSGIQGQLWSETVRSDEIAEYLMFPRVLMLAERAWHKPSWEVPYQYQGAIYNQQSGMFTQDMRAQQALEWQAIANTLGYKELIKLDKAGISYRVPTVGAVIKDNKLFANLIYPGLAIEYRVNGEEWQLYKAGALVKGNVEVRAIAADGVRKGRTLRVQ comes from the coding sequence ATGAAAAAAAGATTAATTGTAGCAGCTGTAGGCTTGATACTGGCGACCAGCGCGTGTTCTCAAAAGGATGTTGAAATAACGGCTAATGGTGCACAAGACGGATCCCCCATTGCACTAACTCAAGATAAGTTGAGTATCATTGGTCAGCAGTTGGCTGTGAACTACCGAGTCGTGACTAATGTTGCTGATAATCATTGCGATAAAGACTCGGCGGGAGGAAAGTGTTTTGTGGCAGAAATAGATCTTACTTTTCCCGTGGATGTAGCGACTAAAGATTGGGCTATCTATTACTCTCAGATGAGACCGGTGCAATCGATTGAAGGTGATGAATTCACCATTTCTCGTGTTAAAGGCGATCTGCATAAAATTGAACCTTCTACAGGCTTTAAGGGAATACTCAAAGGGCAGACCAAGACGATTCGATTTAGAGGTGACAATTGGCAGTTAGCTGAAACAGACGCAATGCCTAATTACTATATTGTTGCTAATGGCTCTGCACCAATATTAATAGACAGTACCAAGGTCGAAATTGATGCCGAGACTGGCCTAGAGCTTCGCCCTTATGCTGCAGATTTTACCGATGCTGAAAAGCAGTACAAACGCACCGAAAATGATAAAGTCGAGTGGGCGACATCAGGCGTTTTATATGCAAATAACCTCGCGACTAAAACCGACCCTAAGTTGGCTGAAAACCGCATTATACCGACGCCTACAAAGGTAAAAATAACCAGTAATACTGCGCAAGCCTCTTTGAAAGATGGGTTAAAGATTAGCTATAACAAGGTTAATCCTCAGTCAGTAAAGGCAGCGCTTAAACGTCTAGCAAGGCTGGGTGTTGCAGAGTCAGATAAAGGGCTCATGGTTACGTTATTACCGTTATCAGTAAAAGACGTGCCAGGTAGTTACCATCTGGATATTAGTGCACAACAGATTACCATTTCTGCTAATGACGATGCTGGTTTTTCTTACGGGTTGGCATCGTTAACATCTTTAGTTGATGTAAATACACTAGCCGTAAACTCGATGTCAGTGGAAGATTCCCCACGCTATGATTTTCGCGGAATGCATATCGATGTATCTCGCAACTTCCATAGTAAACAGCTGATATTAGATCTATTAGATCAAATGGCTGCTTATAAGCTCAATAAGTTGCATCTGCATATGGCTGACGATGAAGGTTGGCGATTAGAGATTGAAGGGCTTCCCGAGCTTACAGATATTGGCAGTAAACGCTGCCATGACTTAACTGAGGATAGCTGTTTACTACCTCAACTAGGTAGCGGACCATTTAGTGATACTAAGGTTAATGGTTACTACAGCAAAGCGGACTATATTGAGATCCTGCAGTTTGCAAATGCTCGACAAATCCAAGTCATTCCATCAATGGATATGCCTGGCCATTCTCGCGCTGCCATTAAGTCGATGGAAGCACGTTACCGTAAACTGCTAGAGCAGGGCTTAACGGCTAAAGCAGAACAGTATTTGCTATCAGATAGTAACGACAAAACGGTTTATTCATCGGTGCAATACTATGACGATAACACCCTAAATGTGTGTATGGAGTCGACGTTTACTTTTATCGATAAAGTCATTGATGAGATAGCACAACTGCATAAAACGGCTGGTGTACCGCTTACGCTTTACCATATTGGTGCTGACGAAACCGCAGGAGCTTGGCTTGAGTCTCCTGTGTGTAAAGCGTTTATCGCCAATAACGATAAAGGTGTTAAAGACAGCAGTGAACTTGGGGCATATTTTATCGAAAGAACCGCTTCTATACTTGCAGCAAAAGGCATCGAAGCCGCAGGCTGGAGCGATGGCATGAGCCATACTCGCCCAGAGAACATGCCAAAAAAGGTTCAGTCTAACATTTGGGATATCGTTGCGCATGCAGGCCATAAGCGCGCCCATCAACAAGCAAATTTGGGTTGGCAGACAGTATTGAGTCAACCTGAAGTTCTCTACTTTGATTTTCCCTATGAAGCCGATCCAAAGGAGCACGGCTATTACTGGGGGATTAGACAAAGTAACACTAAGCACGTGCATAGCTTTATGACCGACAACCTGCCTGCCAATGCTGAACAATGGACCGATATTGAGGGCTTGCCTTTCGAAGCTGATGACACCGTTAAACGCGATAAAAATGGCAATATTGTAAGTGGCCCGCTTGCTAAGTCGGCTGCATTTAGTGGTATTCAAGGTCAGCTTTGGAGCGAAACGGTTCGCAGTGACGAGATTGCTGAGTACTTGATGTTCCCGCGGGTATTGATGCTAGCCGAGCGAGCATGGCATAAGCCAAGTTGGGAAGTGCCTTACCAATATCAAGGGGCTATTTATAATCAACAAAGCGGAATGTTTACTCAAGATATGCGAGCACAACAGGCATTAGAGTGGCAGGCGATTGCTAATACCTTAGGCTATAAGGAATTAATAAAGCTTGATAAAGCAGGCATTAGCTACCGAGTACCGACAGTTGGCGCTGTAATAAAAGATAATAAGCTATTCGCTAACCTTATCTATCCAGGATTGGCGATAGAGTATCGCGTCAATGGTGAGGAATGGCAGCTTTACAAAGCGGGCGCACTTGTTAAGGGGAATGTCGAAGTTCGTGCTATTGCCGCTGACGGTGTGCGAAAAGGTCGAACATTGCGAGTGCAATAA
- the nagK gene encoding N-acetylglucosamine kinase, translating into MGIGQAKETSLYIGIDGGGSKCRATIYASDFSIVGTGVAGRANPLHGLAQTFQSIEESTQLALADAGLKSSDSKRLIAGLGLAGVNVSRLYEQVLNWQHPFACMYLTTDLHTACIGAHEGGDGAVIITGTGSCGYAHVGGEELCLGGHGFGLGDKGSGAWLGQKASEQVLLALDGFGEKTMLTERLFAHFNVNNAMGIVDNLAGQSSSTYAKLARNVFEAAQLKDGVAQDIVREGAGYISELARKLFTIEPPRFSMIGGLAEPLANWLDDDVIAEIAPTLQPPEWGAAFYAQQEHHKLQQK; encoded by the coding sequence ATGGGCATAGGCCAGGCGAAAGAAACATCCTTGTATATAGGTATTGATGGTGGTGGCAGTAAGTGCCGCGCAACTATATATGCAAGTGATTTCAGCATTGTGGGAACTGGCGTCGCCGGGCGTGCCAACCCGCTGCATGGTTTAGCACAAACATTCCAATCTATTGAAGAGTCAACTCAGTTGGCGTTAGCAGATGCAGGACTTAAAAGCTCAGACAGCAAGCGGCTAATTGCAGGGCTTGGGCTTGCAGGTGTCAATGTCTCTAGGCTTTATGAGCAAGTATTGAATTGGCAACACCCGTTTGCCTGTATGTACCTAACCACTGATCTTCATACTGCATGTATCGGTGCTCATGAAGGCGGAGATGGCGCGGTCATCATTACAGGCACGGGCTCTTGTGGCTATGCACACGTTGGCGGAGAGGAGCTTTGTCTTGGTGGTCATGGCTTTGGTTTAGGTGATAAAGGTAGCGGGGCATGGCTTGGACAAAAAGCCAGTGAGCAGGTACTGCTAGCGTTAGATGGTTTTGGTGAGAAAACCATGCTCACAGAACGCCTTTTCGCCCATTTCAATGTTAATAATGCCATGGGGATCGTAGACAATTTAGCAGGACAATCGTCTAGTACCTATGCCAAGTTAGCGAGAAACGTGTTTGAAGCTGCCCAACTAAAAGATGGCGTGGCGCAAGACATTGTACGCGAGGGGGCTGGTTATATCAGTGAGCTGGCAAGGAAACTATTCACAATAGAACCACCGCGTTTTTCTATGATTGGCGGCCTTGCTGAACCGCTGGCCAATTGGCTCGATGACGATGTTATAGCTGAAATAGCGCCGACGCTACAGCCTCCAGAGTGGGGCGCAGCGTTCTACGCACAGCAAGAGCATCATAAGCTACAACAGAAATAG
- a CDS encoding TIR domain-containing protein translates to MSKPRIFIGSSVESLPIADAIAENLEFDAEVTIWRSGTFNLSSSTLDDLILKSKSVDFSAFIFSPDDLAIMRSREQYVVRDNVLFELGLFIGSIGKERCFIIKPRDVELHFPSDLLGITPTDYDPNRSDANLTSSLTYASTQIKREMNNKGVFQEISTPKVQKLDVNNVLSEVSENDLIILGSLLESYNNDVEGCRSWDLPNKIQKNIPSPTLNLAIVKLQRVGLIEKENDSDFNGNEYFTYRLTDYGVDICLKNEEKLAKLFAPKPQQGFIPQAPKF, encoded by the coding sequence ATGAGTAAACCTAGAATATTCATAGGCTCTTCAGTAGAGAGTTTACCTATAGCTGACGCAATTGCTGAAAACTTAGAGTTTGATGCTGAAGTTACTATTTGGCGCAGTGGCACATTTAATCTATCTAGTAGTACGTTAGATGATCTGATTTTAAAATCTAAATCTGTTGATTTCTCTGCTTTCATATTTTCTCCTGATGATTTGGCAATTATGCGCTCAAGAGAACAATATGTTGTAAGGGATAATGTACTTTTCGAACTTGGGTTGTTTATTGGTTCTATTGGTAAAGAGAGATGCTTTATCATAAAACCCCGCGATGTGGAGCTACACTTCCCAAGTGACTTACTTGGTATTACTCCTACTGACTATGATCCAAATCGTTCAGATGCAAACTTAACTTCATCGTTAACCTATGCTTCAACACAAATAAAAAGAGAAATGAATAATAAAGGTGTATTTCAAGAAATTAGTACACCTAAAGTTCAAAAGCTTGATGTTAATAATGTATTAAGCGAAGTATCAGAAAACGATCTTATTATTTTGGGCTCATTATTAGAGAGCTACAACAACGACGTAGAGGGTTGTAGAAGTTGGGATTTACCTAATAAAATTCAAAAAAATATTCCGTCTCCAACTCTAAACCTTGCAATAGTTAAGCTGCAAAGAGTTGGCTTAATTGAAAAAGAGAATGATAGTGACTTTAATGGCAATGAATATTTTACATATCGTCTTACTGATTACGGTGTAGATATTTGTTTAAAAAATGAAGAGAAGCTTGCTAAATTATTTGCACCTAAACCACAGCAAGGTTTCATACCGCAAGCTCCGAAGTTTTAG